In one Colletotrichum destructivum chromosome 2, complete sequence genomic region, the following are encoded:
- a CDS encoding Putative carboxylesterase, type B, carboxylesterase type B, alpha/Beta hydrolase: MKLSHSSLLIAVSAAVAQTTTPGPTATSGSSTLPSVTLDYCTVVATAGNDSVGYYKYQNIRFAAVPTGDLRWAKPQPPPVETEINTGGLASADVACSSNEDCLYVDVWTPANAEGKNLPVMVWTYGGGFTGGSKSENTPEGLFDLSTDFVFVAYNYRLGMTGLANGPTFLHEGGTSNTAIWDVSAAFEWTKKYIGSFGGDPDQITAVGFSAGASQTLFQMTRFAGHAEQLYHRAYVMSPGFVPGAGHQHAEAFWLNVSSEAGCPGGSLECMRGIDFDTLNTAATTIVDTYDYQFQPRVDGDIIADTYEAQLYQGRFNFTGPVVATHEQHEANGQAYTGVNTTEDVAAYLRIFFPAIEDSVVDEILALYHEDDYTSPGLRFSDMKQHFDLTAHNLALTHAMDNQTWNGMVALDSATHGTDQSYYWYSTYSLSSSSSSDSTGSATSNTTASNSTTTSTAASSSSSSSAGGPPSGGGGGPGGSSSVNATIAIMMQKYLLSFVLTGNPNTLWPEDKLEWPQYNSSTAGTQIVFNTTFYLDNDDLANDQAKFWNKALWY, encoded by the exons ATGAAGTTGAGCCATTCCTCTCTGTTGATAGCGGTCTCCGCGGCCGTGGCCCAGACCACTACCCCGGGCCCAACAGCAACGTCTGGTTCCAGCACCCTCCCGTCCGTGACCCTCGACTACTGtaccgtcgtcgccaccgccggtAATGACTCCGTCGGCTACTACAAGTACCAGAACATCCGgttcgccgccgtccccaCCGGCGACCTCCGATGGGCCAagccccagccgccgcctgTCGAGACGGAGATCAACACCGGCGGTCTGGCCTCGGCTGACGTCGCCTGTAGCTCCAATGAGGACTGCTTGTACGTAGACGTCTGGAcgcccgccaacgccgagggcaagaatCTGCCGGTGATGGTCTGGACttacggcggcggcttcaccggcggcagcaagtCGGAGAACACGCCCGAGGGCCTCTTCGACCTGTCGACGGACTTCGTTTTCGTGGCGTACAACTACCGCCTCGGCATGACCGGTCTCGCCAACGGCCCGACCTTCCTgcacgagggcggcacgTCCAACACTGCTATCTGGGATGTTTCGGCGGCCTTCGAGTGGACCAAGAAGTACATCGGCagcttcggcggcgacccCGACCAGATCACGGCTGTCGGTTTCTCGGCCGGTGCATCTCAGACTCTGTTCCAAATGACT CGCTTTGCTGGCCATGCTGAGCAGCTCTACCACCGCGCCTATGTCATGTCTCCCGGCTTCGTCCCTGGAGCTGGCCATCAGCACGCCGAG GCGTTCTGGCTGAACGTTTCCTCTGAAGCTGGTTGCCCTGGTGGAAGCCTCGAATGTATGCGCGGCATCGACTTTGACACTctcaacaccgccgccaccaccatcgtGGACACCTACGACTACCAATTCCAGCCCCGTGTTGACGgcgacatcatcgccgacacCTACGAGGCCCAGTTATACCAGGGCCGTTTCAACTTCAccggccccgtcgtcgccacgcACGAGCAGCACGAGGCCAACGGCCAGGCCTACACCGGCGTTAACACGaccgaggacgtcgccgcctACCTCCGCATCTTCTTccccgccatcgaggacagcgtcgtcgacgagatcctgGCTCTATACCACGAGGACGACTATACCTCTCCCGGCCTGCGCTTCTCCGATATGAAGCAGCACTTTGACCTCACGGCCCATAACCTTGCTCTCACCCATGCCATGGACAACCAGACCTGGAACGGCATGGTTGCTCTTGACTCCGCCACGCACGGCACTGACCAAAGCTATTACT GGTACAGCACTTATTCGCTGTCCAGCTCTTCGTCCAGCGACAGCACCGGGTCCGCCACCTCCAACACGACTGCCTCGAACTCCACGACTACCTCCACAgccgcctcttcttcctcctcttcgagcGCTGGCGGACCCCCGtcaggcggcggtggcgggccCGGTGGCTCCAGCTCCGTCAACGCTACGATTGCT ATTATGATGCAGAAGTATTTGCTGTCTTTCGTCCTGACGGGGAACCCCAACACCCTCTGGCCCGAGGACAAACTCGAGTGGCCCCAGTACAACTCGTCGACTGCCGGCACTCAAATCGTCTTCAACACTACCTTCTACCTTGACAACGATGACCTGGCCAACGACCAGGCCAAGTTCTGGAACAAAGCGCTGTGGTACTGA
- a CDS encoding Putative major facilitator, sugar transporter, major facilitator superfamily, with the protein MGSKKYFGLTGNALNNLRILLIIAPSFILYGYNIGVVGGLLTEEDWVKTFPEIDTVNTSGDEKSRNSTLQGLVVATFTIGATIGSLSCSWTGDVYGRRNIIFFSSILTLIGEVLMAASFGLPQFVVGRVLTGLGIGQLSSIVPVWQSETSAAANRGRQVVISGVFMCVGYMLESWIDLGFFQFHSGPITWRPPLAIAVFFSIVLMVSIYFFPESPRWLVMKGKNEQARFVISVLKSLPADSLEVQAELSGIEFSLEETKGTQVSLKDVLKMGEDKLLYRFCLCMSLQFFQQMAGSNLVSVYAPILFQQGLGLSSQYSRILSGGTLTWKFCASFIAFFTIDRFGRRAAFIVSGTGMSLCMIALAVATSFGTDNYPAQIAAAFFIFLYNTWIPIGLMGANYLYCTEVAPLRLRMAMSSISTANHWLFNFLVIMVTPVALNTIGWRYYIVYAVIAAAMPVTVYFFFPETTGRNLEEIDLLFRESPSIMATVKYAKTRPIAMPQEFNSEKGEKATHLEGA; encoded by the exons ATGGGTTCCAAGAAGTACTTCGGCCTTACCGGCAACGCCCTCAACAACCTCAGGATCCTTCTCATCATCGCGCCCAGCTTCATTCTTTACGGCTACAacatcggcgtcgtcggcggcctgctgACCGAGGAGGACTGGGTCAAGACGTTCCCCGAGATCGACACCGTCAACACCTCCGGGGACGAAAAGTCTCGCAACTCGACGCTACAGGGACTCGTCGTTGCTACCTTCACCATCGGCGCCACCATCGGCTCGCTTTCCTGCTCGTGGACCGGAGACGTCTACGGACGTCGAaacatcatcttcttctcgtctATCCTCACGCTCATCGGCGAAGTTCTCATGGCGGCCTCTTTCGGTCTGCCTCAGTTCGTTGTAGGACGTGTCCTcaccggcctcggcatcggccagCTCAGCTCCATCGTCCCGGTCTGGCAGTCCGAAACATCCGCCGCAGCGAACCGTGGCCGCCAAGTCGTCATATCCGGAGTCTTCATGTGCGTCGGTTACATGCTCGAGTCGTGGATCGAcctcggcttcttccaaTTCCATTCCGGTCCCATCACGTGGAGGCCGCCCCTGGCCATAGCTGTATTCTTCTCCATTGTTCTCATGGTATCGATTTACTTCTTCCCAGAATCGCCGCGCTGGCTAGTCATGAAGGGGAAGAACGAACAGGCACGCTTCGTCATCTCTGTTCTGAAGTCACTCCCGGCAGATTCTCTCGAGGTACAGGCCGAGCTGTCTGGAATCGAATTCTCCCTCGAAGAGACCAAGGGCACTCAGGTCTCCTTGAAGGATGTTCTGAAGATGGGCGAGGACAAACTCCTGTACCGATTCTGTCTCTGCATGTCGCTCCAATTCTTCCAACAGATGGC CGGTTCCAACTTGGTCAGCGTTTACGCCCCAATCCTATTCCAGCAGGGTCTCGGTTTGTCCAGCCAATACTCTCGCATCCTCAGTGGTGGCACTTTGACATGGAAGTTCTGTGCCTCCTTCATCGCCTTCTTTACCATTGACCGCTTCGGTCGCCGTGCTGCCTTCATCGTCAGCGGCACGGGAATGTCGCTCTGCATgatcgccctcgccgtcgccacgtCATTTGGGACAGACAACTACCCGGCCCAGATTGCtgcggccttcttcatctttcTCTACAACACGTGGATCCCCATCGGTCTCATGGGCGCCAACTACCTCTACTGCACGGAAGTGGCACCCCTTCGCCTGCGCATGGCCATGTCTTCCATCTCGACCGCCAACCACTGGCTTTTCAACTTCCTGGTCATCATGGTCACCCCGGTAGCCCTAAACACCATCGGCTGGCGCTACTACATCGTGtacgccgtcatcgccgctgCGATGCCCGTCACGGTgtacttcttcttccctgaGACGACGGGTCGTAACCTTGAGGAGATTGATCTGCTTTTCCGCGAGTCGCCCTCGATTATGGCCACCGTGAAGTACGCCAAGACGAGACCTATCGCGATGCCACAAGAATTCAACTCggagaagggcgagaaggCGACCCATCTTGAGGGTGCGTGA
- a CDS encoding Putative glycoside hydrolase family 18, catalytic domain, glycosyl hydrolase family 18 (GH18) active translates to MSFVKLSLAALLAVGASAAPCPDNATTGIVASTYFAGYHANRGFPVSSMPWEKYTDVKYAFAETSADGSLNLTKSAPDQLPVFVSAAHEHNVKALVSIGGWTGSRFFSTSIGSAENRTAFVKTCLDLVEKYNLDGLDFDWEYPNRQGLGCNAINPNDTANFIEFLKELRQKQTKPLFLTAATSLNPWFDAAGVSSANGTLAPFTETLDYLMVMGYDIYGAWAATGGPNAPLAFSCDSRNNQGGIKEGVDKWINAGIPASKLVLAVGAYGHGFSVNSTSAFTAPGVLNAYPPQNSSHRFQGSSWDDDPPIDDCGNAQPPSGTYTFWSMVTEGKFLDDAGKPREGIATGYDDCSQTPFLYNETAQIWVSYDNVESLTAKGKYITSSKLAGFAMWEAGGDHKNIVVDAIRSAVGL, encoded by the exons ATGTCCTTCGTTAAGCTGTCGCTCGCGGCCTTGCTGGCCGTGGGTGCTTCGGCCGCGCCATGCCCCGACAACGCCACTACCGGCATCGTGGCCTCGACGTACTTTGCGGGATACCACGCCAACCGCGGGTTCCCCGTTTCGAGCATGCCGTGGGAGAAGTACACGGATGTCAAGTacgccttcgccgagacGTCGGCCGACGGCAGTCTCAACCTGACAAAGTCCGCTCCCGACCAGCTGCCGGtcttcgtctcggccgcccaTGAGCAC AACGTCAAGGCGCTCGTCTCTATCGGTGGCTGGACTGGAAGCCGCTTCTTCAGCACTTCCATTGGCAGCGCCGAGAACCGCACCGCTTTCGTCAAGACTTGCTTGGATCTTGTCGAGAAGTACAACTTGGACG GTCTGGACTTCGACTGGGAGTACCCCAACCGCCAGGGCCTCGGCTGCAACGCCATCAACCCCAATGACACGGCCAACTTCATCGAGTTCCTCAAGGAGCTGAGGCAGAAGCAGACCAAGCCCCTGTTCCTGACGGCGGCCACCAGCCTCAACCCTTGGttcgacgcggccggcgtCTCGAGCGCCAACGGCACGCTCGCGCCCTTTACCGAGACGCTCGACTACCTCATGGTCATGGGCTACGACATCTACGGCGCCTGGGCCGCGACGGGCGGACCCAACGCTCCCCTCGCCTTCTCGTGCGACTCCCGCAACAACCAGGGCGGCAtcaaggagggcgtcgacaaGTGGATCAACGCCGGCATCCCCGCCAGCAaactcgtcctcgccgtcggcgcctACGGCCACGGCTTCTCCGTCAACTCGACCAGCGCCTTCACGGCCCCGGGCGTCCTCAACGCCTACCCGCCGCAGAACAGCAGCCACCGCTTCCAGGGCAGCAGCTGGGACGACGACCCACCCATCGACGACTGCGGCAACGCCCAGCCCCCCAGCGGCACGTACACCTTCTGGAGCATGGTCACCGAGGGCAagttcctcgacgacgcgggcAAGCCCCGCGAGGGCATCGCTACCGGCTACGACGACTGCAGCCAGACG CCGTTCCTTTACAACGAGACTGCCCAGATCTGGGTTTCGTACGATAACGTCGAGTCTCTCACGGCCAAGGGCAAGTACATCACCTCGTCCAAGCTGGCTGGATTTGCCATGTGGGAGGCCGGCGGTGATCACAAAAACATTGTCGTCGACGCAATCCGCTCGGCCGTCGGCTTGTAA